One window of the Anolis carolinensis isolate JA03-04 unplaced genomic scaffold, rAnoCar3.1.pri scaffold_17, whole genome shotgun sequence genome contains the following:
- the LOC134294595 gene encoding zinc finger protein 84-like — protein sequence MEEKAYKCIECGNSFSQHGNLKRHQRTHTGEKPYNCLECGQSFTQKGHLHSHQRTHTGEKPYNCLECGQSFTQKGHLYSHQRTHTGEKPYNCLECGQSFTRKGQLHSHQRTHTGEKPYNCLECGQSFARSSGLRSHQRTHTGGKPYNCLECEQSFACSSALRRHQRTHTGEKPYNCLECGQSFTQSSSLRRHQRTHTGEKPYNCLECGQSFTRNGSLHTHQRTHTWEKPYKCLECGQSFTQKGYLRSHQRTHTGEKPYKCLECGQSFTQKGSLHTHQRTHTGEKPYKCLECGQSFTQSSSLRRHQRTHTGEKPYNCLECGQSFTHRSDLRRHQRTHTGEKPYKCLECGQSFTQSSGLRRHQRIHTGENGIN from the coding sequence atggaggagaaagcatataaatgtatcgaatgtggaaatagctttagtcagcatggaaacctgaagagacatcaaaggactcacactggggagaaaccctataactgcctggagtgtggacagagcttcactcagaagggacacttacattcacatcaaaggactcacactggggagaaaccctataactgcctggagtgtggacagagctttactcagaagggacacttatattcacatcaaaggactcacactggggagaaaccctataactgcctagagtgtggacagagctttactcggaAGGGACagttacattcacatcaaaggactcacactggggagaaaccctataactgcctggagtgtggacagagctttgctcgtagttcaggactacgttcacatcaaaggactcacactggggggaaaccctataactgcctggagtgtgaacagagctttgcttgtagttcagcactacgtagacatcaaaggactcacactggggagaaaccctataactgcctggagtgtggacaaagcttcactcAAAGTTCAAGCctgcgtagacatcaaaggactcacactggggagaaaccctataactgcctggagtgtggacagagcttcactcggaaTGGaagcttacatacacatcaaaggactcacacctgggagaaaccctataaatgcctggagtgtggacagagctttactcagaaaGGATacttacgttcccatcaaaggactcacactggggagaaaccatataaatgcctggagtgtggacagagctttactcagaagggaagcttacatacacatcaaaggactcacactggggagaaaccatataaatgcctggagtgtggacagagcttcactcaaagTTCAAGCctgcgtagacatcaaaggactcacactggggagaaaccctataactgcctggagtgtggacagagcttcactcatagatcagacctacgtagacatcaaaggactcacactggggagaaaccctataaatgcctggagtgtggacagagttttactcagagttcaggcctacgtagacatcaaaggattcacactggggagaatgGTATTAATTGA